The Triticum aestivum cultivar Chinese Spring chromosome 7B, IWGSC CS RefSeq v2.1, whole genome shotgun sequence genome window below encodes:
- the LOC123156527 gene encoding uncharacterized protein: MEQAASSAKEDLSLELTLAFAMCVAPAAPRSGFFLCVYCDRKFGNAQALGGHQNAHKQERAVAKLRRDAWRAAAISRISGEPAVGSVAYKRGRTSSDRDHELDLSLRL; encoded by the coding sequence ATGGAGCAAGCGGCCAGCAGCGCGAAGGAGGATCTCAGCCTCGAGCTTACCCTGGCCTTTGCTATGTGCGTGGCACCAGCCGCGCCCCGCTCGGGCTTCTTCTTGTGCGTTTACTGTGACCGCAAGTTCGGCAACGCGCAGGCGCTCGGTGGTCACCAGAACGCGCATAAGCAAGAGCGCGCCGTCGCCAAGCTCCGCCGGGACGCGTGGAGGGCTGCTGCAATTTCTCGGATCTCCGGGGAGCCTGCAGTAGGCTCTGTGGCGTACAAGCGCGGCAGGACCTCATCGGACCGCGACCACGAGCTGGACTTGTCTCTCCGGCTGTAA